In the Alkalibacter saccharofermentans DSM 14828 genome, one interval contains:
- a CDS encoding ATP-binding cassette domain-containing protein: MDIEIKGLVKKYDGETIFNGINIYIKKGLITVISGASGIGKTTVLNILSGIDSEFEGLVCGVDKSRVAYVFQEPRLLDHLTVSENIRFVLDKKMNGREIDDVISKVLESVELKKQKDFYPAQLSGGMKQRVSIARAFAYPGDLILMDEPFSGIDEKLKRQMMDDIKKLQRKQGKTIVFVTHNMAEADYLGDEHYIIEGKPSEIIKIK, encoded by the coding sequence ATGGATATAGAAATTAAAGGGTTGGTTAAGAAATATGATGGAGAGACGATTTTTAACGGAATAAACATATATATAAAAAAAGGACTTATAACCGTGATTTCCGGAGCATCAGGAATTGGAAAGACTACTGTTTTAAATATTTTATCAGGAATCGACTCTGAATTCGAAGGCCTGGTCTGCGGCGTGGACAAAAGCAGGGTCGCGTACGTATTTCAGGAGCCTAGGCTTCTTGACCACTTGACGGTGTCTGAGAATATTAGGTTTGTGCTGGATAAAAAGATGAATGGACGGGAGATCGATGATGTGATTTCTAAGGTACTTGAATCTGTTGAGCTGAAGAAACAAAAAGATTTTTATCCGGCTCAACTAAGTGGCGGCATGAAGCAAAGGGTTTCTATTGCCAGGGCATTTGCCTATCCAGGTGATTTGATTTTAATGGATGAGCCTTTTAGTGGAATCGATGAAAAACTGAAAAGGCAGATGATGGATGACATAAAAAAACTTCAAAGGAAGCAGGGCAAAACGATAGTATTTGTAACACACAACATGGCTGAAGCAGACTATCTCGGAGATGAACACTATATTATAGAAGGAAAACCTTCAGAGATCATCAAAATAAAGTGA
- a CDS encoding ABC transporter permease encodes MMNSITQSKMSKQIRTILVIGFYLLIWEFGAARVSSSLILPSPRETIKTLLELMPKEVFRLAVGTTVARIIAGVGLSMGAGIVLGVASSLNRKLLYLIEPLIGLVKAIPVVSVSILILLWFDENLAPVAVCFLLCFPPIWSNTFEGMSTVDSKKLEMAKVYQVDMLSVLRNIYLPHLSPYILSGLSISIGLGWKSTVTAELLSSAPYAMGRMIYNSKIYLETTELFAWTATVIILSILMEKGVKGLIEKRSKMVGYGYRN; translated from the coding sequence ATGATGAATTCTATTACTCAGAGTAAAATGAGCAAGCAAATCAGGACTATCTTGGTTATTGGATTCTATTTATTGATATGGGAATTTGGAGCTGCAAGGGTTTCAAGCAGCTTGATTCTGCCCTCGCCGAGGGAGACTATAAAGACCTTGTTGGAGCTTATGCCCAAGGAGGTTTTTCGTTTGGCTGTGGGAACGACAGTGGCGAGGATAATCGCTGGGGTAGGACTGTCCATGGGCGCAGGCATTGTATTAGGAGTCGCAAGCTCTCTCAATAGGAAGCTATTATATCTTATCGAGCCGCTGATTGGTCTTGTCAAGGCGATACCCGTGGTGTCAGTCAGCATCCTAATCCTACTTTGGTTTGATGAGAACCTTGCTCCTGTGGCGGTTTGTTTTTTGCTTTGTTTTCCGCCTATATGGTCTAATACCTTCGAAGGTATGAGCACGGTTGACTCGAAGAAGCTAGAAATGGCAAAGGTTTACCAAGTGGACATGCTGAGCGTTTTGAGAAATATATATTTGCCTCACTTAAGCCCATATATACTCTCCGGGCTATCCATATCAATAGGATTAGGATGGAAGAGCACGGTAACTGCGGAGCTGTTATCCTCTGCCCCTTATGCCATGGGAAGGATGATTTACAACTCAAAAATATATCTTGAGACCACAGAGCTCTTTGCCTGGACTGCGACGGTTATCATACTGAGCATTTTGATGGAGAAGGGAGTCAAAGGTCTTATAGAAAAAAGAAGCAAGATGGTGGGATATGGATATAGAAATTAA
- a CDS encoding transketolase family protein — MADMIATRAAYGNTLAELGKENENIVVLDADLSKSTNTATFGKEFPKRHFNCGIAEQNMMGIAAGFATTGKIPFASTFAMFGAGRAFEVIRNSIAYPKLNVKIALTHSGLTVGEDGATHQSVEDLSLMRSIPNMVVLCPADGVETKKMVEAAAAYNGPVYLRLGRPNLPILFDESYEFEIGKAAQLKEGSDVTIIATGIMTSTAIEAQKTLEAEGISARILNMGTIKPLDEEAVVKAAKETKAIVTAEEHSIIGGLGSAVAEVLVKKEYAPLEMVGINDTFGESGTPDELLEKYGLTAKDIVAAAKKAIARK, encoded by the coding sequence ATGGCGGATATGATAGCAACTAGAGCAGCCTATGGAAACACACTTGCTGAATTGGGCAAGGAAAATGAAAATATAGTCGTACTGGATGCGGACCTTTCCAAATCTACAAATACAGCAACTTTTGGAAAAGAATTTCCTAAAAGACACTTCAACTGCGGAATTGCTGAGCAGAACATGATGGGAATAGCTGCAGGATTTGCTACTACAGGAAAGATTCCATTCGCATCAACTTTTGCGATGTTCGGAGCGGGAAGAGCTTTTGAAGTTATTAGAAACTCTATAGCATATCCAAAACTAAATGTTAAAATAGCTTTGACTCACTCAGGACTTACTGTGGGAGAAGACGGAGCAACTCACCAGTCTGTGGAAGATCTTTCTTTGATGAGATCAATTCCGAACATGGTCGTGCTTTGCCCGGCAGATGGTGTCGAGACTAAAAAAATGGTGGAAGCTGCCGCAGCGTACAATGGACCTGTGTACTTAAGACTAGGCAGACCAAATCTTCCTATTTTGTTCGATGAGAGCTATGAGTTTGAAATCGGAAAAGCTGCACAGCTTAAAGAAGGAAGCGACGTAACTATTATTGCTACAGGCATAATGACTTCAACTGCGATTGAAGCTCAAAAAACTCTTGAAGCAGAAGGCATTTCAGCTAGAATATTAAACATGGGCACGATCAAGCCTCTTGACGAAGAAGCTGTAGTCAAAGCCGCTAAGGAGACTAAAGCTATCGTCACAGCGGAAGAGCACAGCATAATCGGAGGACTCGGTTCTGCAGTAGCAGAAGTGCTTGTTAAAAAAGAATACGCGCCACTTGAGATGGTGGGCATAAACGATACTTTCGGAGAGTCTGGAACGCCAGATGAACTCTTGGAAAAGTACGGACTTACTGCTAAAGACATCGTGGCAGCTGCCAAAAAGGCAATCGCAAGAAAATAA
- a CDS encoding ABC transporter substrate-binding protein — translation MKRKKLILILIVALILSVFTAGCGQRDLIEDEKTVTMGLLAGPTGMGAAKLMDEGLDLGENAKLEFKIYTAPDQISADIINGSLDIAAMPTNLAAVLYNRTEGGVLMGAVNTLGTLYILSGEETQIDSISDLLGKTIYSSGQGATPEYILRYILDNNGLNPDEDVNIRFYQEHAEAATQFSQDKGNVVVLPEPFVTSTLMNMDGVKTVLDLTVEWEKATQGKSLPMGCISIRKEFALEYPEALSYILEKYEESIDYVNQNPVQAAALIVEQGILPQEKIAENAIGGSNIVYIKATEARESLEAYYKILFEFNPGSVGGALPDDEFYYSE, via the coding sequence GTGAAAAGAAAAAAACTGATACTGATATTGATTGTCGCATTGATACTTTCCGTTTTTACAGCTGGATGTGGACAAAGAGACCTTATAGAAGATGAAAAGACGGTCACCATGGGACTTTTGGCAGGTCCTACCGGTATGGGAGCGGCAAAGCTAATGGATGAGGGGCTGGATCTTGGAGAGAACGCAAAGCTTGAGTTTAAGATCTATACAGCTCCGGACCAAATAAGCGCCGATATTATAAACGGCAGCTTGGATATTGCGGCTATGCCTACTAATCTTGCAGCAGTTTTATACAACAGGACTGAAGGTGGGGTGCTGATGGGAGCTGTAAATACCTTGGGAACGCTATACATTTTGTCGGGTGAAGAGACGCAGATAGATTCTATCTCCGATCTTTTAGGCAAAACCATCTATTCATCAGGTCAAGGTGCTACTCCGGAGTATATATTAAGATATATTTTAGATAATAATGGCTTAAATCCAGACGAGGATGTAAACATAAGGTTTTATCAGGAGCATGCAGAGGCGGCGACTCAGTTTTCACAAGACAAGGGAAATGTCGTTGTTTTACCGGAACCATTCGTCACATCTACCCTTATGAACATGGATGGGGTAAAAACAGTGCTGGACTTGACAGTAGAGTGGGAGAAGGCTACGCAAGGGAAAAGCCTGCCAATGGGCTGTATTTCAATAAGAAAGGAATTTGCCCTTGAATATCCGGAAGCCTTATCCTATATACTTGAAAAATACGAGGAATCCATTGATTATGTTAATCAGAATCCTGTACAGGCTGCCGCACTGATAGTGGAGCAGGGGATACTTCCACAGGAAAAAATAGCAGAAAACGCTATTGGCGGAAGCAATATAGTATATATTAAGGCAACTGAAGCGAGGGAAAGCTTGGAAGCTTATTATAAAATCTTGTTTGAATTCAACCCGGGATCAGTCGGAGGTGCGTTGCCGGATGATGAATTCTATTACTCAGAGTAA
- the aroF gene encoding 3-deoxy-7-phosphoheptulonate synthase: MIVVVRADAPQSEVEKLKENLIKRGMEINFSKGVDHIVMGLIGDTRSVDLDSIASNEIVEKVLRVQEPYKKANRLFHPEDSVFEVDGRKIGGSAFSVIAGPCSVESEEQVISVAKSVKASGASFLRGGAFKPRTSPYSFQGMGLDGLELLKLARKETGLPIVSEIMSTDVLDAFVEDVDIIQVGARSMQNFVLLKELGKCNKPVMIKRGLAATIEEWIMSAEYVMKEGNDRVILCERGIRTFETFTRNTLDLSAIPAVKKKSHLPVFVDPSHSTGMWWMVEPMAKAALAAGADGLMIEVHNSPEDALCDGAQSLKPEKFDQLMKVLKKYAQIEGKVIG, translated from the coding sequence ATGATAGTTGTGGTAAGAGCGGATGCTCCGCAAAGTGAAGTAGAAAAGTTAAAGGAAAATTTGATAAAGAGAGGTATGGAGATCAATTTTTCTAAAGGAGTGGATCATATAGTCATGGGGCTCATAGGAGACACTAGGTCAGTTGATTTGGATAGCATTGCGTCAAATGAAATAGTAGAAAAGGTTCTGAGGGTTCAAGAACCTTATAAGAAGGCAAACAGATTGTTTCACCCTGAAGACAGCGTCTTCGAAGTCGACGGAAGAAAAATTGGCGGAAGCGCATTCAGCGTAATTGCAGGACCATGCTCGGTGGAAAGCGAGGAACAGGTGATAAGCGTAGCAAAAAGCGTAAAAGCCTCGGGAGCAAGCTTCTTAAGAGGAGGAGCTTTCAAGCCCAGAACGTCTCCCTACAGTTTTCAAGGAATGGGACTTGACGGATTGGAACTTTTAAAACTGGCAAGAAAAGAGACAGGGCTTCCCATTGTATCAGAGATAATGTCTACAGACGTACTCGATGCTTTTGTAGAAGACGTGGATATAATCCAAGTCGGCGCCAGAAGCATGCAAAACTTCGTCCTTCTTAAGGAGCTTGGAAAGTGCAACAAGCCTGTAATGATTAAAAGAGGACTTGCGGCAACTATCGAAGAGTGGATCATGTCCGCTGAGTACGTAATGAAAGAAGGAAATGACAGAGTTATACTTTGCGAACGTGGAATAAGAACCTTTGAAACATTTACCAGAAATACTCTGGATTTAAGCGCTATTCCAGCTGTGAAGAAAAAAAGCCACCTGCCGGTATTTGTTGACCCAAGCCACTCCACGGGGATGTGGTGGATGGTGGAGCCTATGGCCAAAGCTGCATTGGCTGCGGGAGCGGACGGCCTTATGATCGAAGTGCACAACTCCCCTGAGGATGCTTTGTGTGACGGGGCCCAGTCTCTAAAGCCTGAAAAATTCGACCAGCTCATGAAAGTTTTGAAAAAGTACGCACAAATCGAAGGGAAGGTCATTGGTTAA
- a CDS encoding TatD family hydrolase, producing the protein MLIDTHAHLDDEAYEGNLNEVIENFKKEGGKLIINPSYDRTSAEKALMISREFEVVYAALGIHPHDAQMADEEFYDFIIQNSDYEKVVAVGEIGLDYYYDNSPRVIQREVFKRQMEIAVKKELPVIIHSRDAHLDTYNILESFKGKVRGVMHSYSGSWEMAKRYLDLGYYISLSGPLTFKNSRKLPEVAANTPLDRILVETDSPYLTPVPYRGRTNNPSYVRYVAEKIADIKEITFEKLMEHVEINTFEVFEKIKR; encoded by the coding sequence ATGCTTATAGATACACACGCTCATCTGGATGATGAAGCATATGAGGGTAATTTAAATGAAGTAATAGAAAACTTCAAAAAAGAGGGAGGAAAGCTGATAATAAATCCTTCCTATGATAGAACATCCGCTGAAAAAGCATTGATGATTTCTAGGGAATTTGAAGTAGTGTATGCAGCGCTTGGAATCCATCCCCATGATGCTCAGATGGCAGATGAAGAGTTTTACGATTTCATAATACAAAACTCAGATTATGAAAAGGTAGTTGCTGTAGGTGAAATTGGGTTGGATTATTACTACGACAATTCGCCAAGGGTGATTCAGCGAGAGGTTTTTAAAAGGCAGATGGAGATTGCCGTTAAAAAAGAGCTGCCCGTAATAATTCACTCAAGAGATGCCCACCTGGATACATACAATATTTTAGAGTCCTTTAAAGGTAAGGTCAGAGGCGTAATGCATAGCTACTCAGGAAGCTGGGAGATGGCAAAGAGGTACCTGGATTTGGGATATTATATATCCCTCTCAGGACCATTGACATTTAAAAACTCTCGAAAGCTTCCGGAGGTTGCCGCCAACACCCCATTGGACAGAATACTGGTTGAAACGGACAGTCCTTATCTTACGCCGGTTCCCTACAGAGGCAGGACAAACAATCCCAGCTACGTAAGATATGTTGCAGAAAAAATTGCGGATATAAAAGAGATTACCTTCGAAAAGCTAATGGAGCATGTTGAAATAAATACATTTGAAGTGTTCGAAAAGATAAAGAGATGA
- the rho gene encoding transcription termination factor Rho: MTVLELRQKAKEAGLKNYTKLKKEELVELLAETESSKKGDSNENVSTTAQVEEKNGGKYARLKDPVDSAFELSGTLQILPEGFGFLKNDDMKSPEEYVYVSASQIQKFKLRSGNEIKGKVRSPREGEKYFAMLFVESVNGRSTSEIMKEEEDLMNNPEKKDMSKYGKSQTGILEVLSDGFGFLRTNNYLSGDNDIYVSPSQIRRFRLRTGDKIMGKIRTPNEGEKFDALLYVETVNGDIPEKVVNRPNFERLTPVFPDERIKLETGKFPVSTRIIDLFAPVGKGQRGMIAAAPKAGKTILLKEIANAIKKNNPEVELIVLLIDERPEEVTDIQRSVQADVVYSTFDQLPANHIKVAEIVLERGKRLVEQGKDVVILMDSITRFARGNNLVVPPSGRTLSGGLDPEALYLPKKFFGAARNIEEGGSLTILATALIDTGSRMDDMVFEEFKGTGNMELHLDRSLTEKRIFPAIDIYKSGTRREDKLLSDEEMKFVISIRRAFSNHASADIAEKLIETMSRTNSNQEFIQLFVKKHNL; this comes from the coding sequence ATGACCGTATTAGAATTGCGGCAAAAGGCAAAAGAAGCAGGACTTAAAAATTACACGAAGCTTAAGAAGGAAGAGCTCGTTGAGCTTCTCGCAGAAACGGAATCGAGTAAAAAAGGCGACTCAAATGAAAATGTATCAACAACAGCCCAGGTTGAGGAAAAAAATGGGGGGAAGTATGCTCGACTGAAGGATCCTGTGGATTCTGCCTTTGAACTTTCCGGAACATTACAGATACTTCCTGAAGGGTTCGGATTTCTCAAAAATGACGATATGAAGTCTCCTGAAGAATACGTTTACGTTTCAGCATCCCAGATTCAGAAATTCAAGCTGAGATCCGGCAATGAAATTAAAGGTAAGGTTAGAAGCCCTAGAGAAGGGGAGAAGTATTTTGCCATGCTATTTGTAGAAAGTGTCAATGGCAGAAGTACAAGTGAGATCATGAAAGAAGAAGAAGATCTCATGAACAACCCCGAAAAGAAGGATATGAGCAAATACGGAAAGTCTCAGACGGGAATCTTGGAAGTTTTGAGTGATGGATTCGGATTCTTAAGGACAAATAACTACCTTTCCGGAGACAATGATATATACGTATCACCATCCCAGATACGGCGATTTAGGCTTAGAACGGGTGACAAGATAATGGGAAAAATCAGAACGCCTAATGAAGGGGAAAAATTTGATGCCCTCTTGTATGTAGAAACTGTTAACGGGGACATCCCTGAGAAGGTAGTAAACAGACCTAACTTTGAAAGGCTTACGCCCGTATTTCCTGATGAACGAATTAAGCTTGAAACAGGGAAATTCCCGGTGTCTACCAGAATTATCGATCTATTTGCGCCCGTTGGAAAAGGCCAAAGGGGCATGATAGCCGCAGCCCCCAAGGCGGGCAAGACGATATTGCTAAAGGAGATAGCCAACGCTATTAAAAAGAACAACCCTGAAGTTGAACTTATAGTGCTATTAATCGACGAGAGGCCGGAAGAGGTTACAGACATACAGAGATCTGTCCAAGCGGATGTAGTCTACTCCACCTTTGATCAGCTTCCAGCCAACCATATAAAGGTTGCTGAAATAGTATTGGAACGGGGAAAAAGACTCGTTGAGCAAGGAAAAGACGTTGTGATACTGATGGACAGCATTACTAGATTTGCCAGAGGAAACAACCTTGTTGTTCCCCCGTCAGGAAGGACTCTTTCAGGAGGTTTGGATCCGGAAGCCTTGTACCTCCCAAAGAAGTTTTTCGGAGCGGCTAGAAATATTGAAGAGGGCGGAAGCTTGACTATTTTAGCGACGGCACTAATCGATACCGGCAGCAGAATGGACGATATGGTTTTTGAAGAATTCAAAGGTACCGGTAACATGGAGCTGCACCTTGACAGAAGCTTGACGGAAAAGAGAATCTTCCCGGCAATAGATATATATAAGTCGGGAACGAGGCGGGAGGACAAGCTTTTGTCAGATGAGGAAATGAAGTTCGTCATTAGCATAAGAAGGGCATTTTCTAATCACGCATCTGCGGATATTGCTGAAAAGCTGATAGAAACAATGAGCAGAACCAACAGCAATCAAGAATTCATTCAATTATTTGTAAAAAAACATAATCTGTAA
- a CDS encoding M48 family metallopeptidase, producing the protein MSKTHIALKGVEFLVKYKRRSDILVVSDKGEVEVTVPKNMPISTVETFLEDNFDFVLKYKQKDLFAALGGSILFNGKEYLLETVLHEDAHESLNFDGNRFIFENKTENQVTIRRLTIDFLKENTLEMVTARIQRYKNLVGVNPGEIKVEKMFGRWAACSNFGNMKFHWKCAMLPDDILDYVVVHELCHLIHLNHGPEYWQKVESVMPDYHGKKEWLEKEGLQIMMNKQ; encoded by the coding sequence ATGTCAAAAACACATATTGCATTAAAGGGCGTGGAGTTTTTGGTTAAATATAAACGTAGATCGGATATTTTAGTAGTGTCGGACAAAGGCGAGGTGGAAGTAACTGTCCCAAAGAACATGCCCATTTCCACGGTAGAGACATTTTTAGAAGACAATTTCGATTTTGTGTTAAAATATAAACAGAAAGATTTGTTCGCTGCCCTGGGAGGAAGTATTCTTTTTAATGGAAAGGAATATCTTTTGGAGACTGTGCTTCATGAAGATGCTCATGAAAGCTTGAATTTTGACGGCAATCGCTTTATATTTGAAAACAAGACAGAAAATCAGGTTACCATCAGAAGGCTGACAATCGATTTTTTAAAGGAAAATACACTTGAGATGGTAACGGCTAGAATTCAACGCTACAAAAATCTTGTTGGAGTAAACCCGGGAGAAATAAAGGTGGAGAAGATGTTCGGCAGGTGGGCTGCTTGTTCAAATTTCGGCAACATGAAATTTCACTGGAAATGCGCCATGCTGCCTGACGACATACTGGATTACGTGGTAGTTCACGAGCTGTGCCACCTTATCCATTTGAACCATGGTCCGGAATACTGGCAGAAGGTCGAAAGCGTGATGCCTGATTATCATGGGAAGAAAGAATGGCTAGAAAAAGAAGGACTGCAAATCATGATGAATAAACAATAA
- a CDS encoding transketolase — MADLKVVANNIRQSIIKQISNAKSGHPGGSLSGVEIMSLLYFEVMNNDPKDPKNPDRDRFVMSKGHASPLLYATLAERGYFDKDELMTFRKINSKLQGHPDMKNVPGVDMSTGSLGQGLSTAIGMAMAARLDKKDYKVYALVGDGELQEGMIWEAVMAAGHYYVDNLVAFVDYNGLQIDGKICDVMGPEPIDKKFEAFNWNVVMVEDGHDLDELREALKKTAFGKPTAIICKTVKGKGVSFMEDQAGWHGSAPNADQTAQALKELEELGGTL, encoded by the coding sequence ATTTAAAGGTTGTTGCCAACAACATCAGGCAAAGCATTATCAAGCAGATTTCCAATGCAAAATCCGGGCACCCGGGAGGATCGTTGTCAGGGGTGGAAATTATGTCCCTGCTATACTTTGAGGTAATGAACAATGACCCCAAAGATCCTAAAAATCCTGACAGAGACAGATTTGTCATGTCTAAAGGACACGCTTCACCATTATTGTATGCAACATTGGCGGAGAGAGGGTACTTTGACAAAGACGAGTTGATGACATTTAGAAAAATAAACAGCAAGCTACAAGGACATCCTGACATGAAAAACGTGCCTGGGGTAGATATGAGTACCGGTTCTTTAGGACAAGGTCTGTCTACTGCGATTGGCATGGCTATGGCTGCAAGACTTGATAAAAAAGACTATAAGGTTTACGCTTTGGTAGGTGACGGAGAGCTGCAGGAAGGCATGATTTGGGAAGCTGTTATGGCTGCCGGACACTATTATGTAGATAACCTGGTTGCCTTTGTTGACTACAACGGTTTGCAAATCGACGGAAAAATCTGCGATGTAATGGGACCTGAGCCTATAGACAAGAAATTTGAAGCTTTCAACTGGAACGTTGTGATGGTTGAAGATGGCCATGATTTAGATGAGCTTAGAGAAGCTTTGAAGAAAACAGCATTTGGCAAACCGACTGCAATAATATGCAAAACCGTAAAAGGAAAAGGCGTATCATTTATGGAAGACCAGGCGGGCTGGCACGGTTCTGCTCCTAATGCAGACCAAACAGCGCAAGCTTTAAAAGAATTAGAAGAGTTGGGAGGTACACTGTAA
- a CDS encoding CTP synthase, whose protein sequence is MSTKYVFVTGGVVSSLGKGITAASLGRLLKDRGMKVAIQKFDPYINYDPGTMSPYQHGEVFVTDDGAETDLDLGHYERFIDTNLSQDSNVTTGKIYWSVISKERRGDYLGGTVQVIPHITNEIKESVLRVGQNASSDVVITEIGGTVGDIESLPFLEAIRQLQNDLGHKNVIFVHVTLLPYLSMAGELKTKPTQHSVKELRSLGIQPDVIILRSEKDVNTSIKEKISLFCNVESKAVIQNTDASELYEVPLLLEKEGLAELVCEKLSITCNAPDLSDWTAMVEKSKSLKGKVKIALVGKYVELHDAYLSVAEALKHGGIANDCDVEIKWVHSEDVTEDNAEKVFSDVKGIIIPGGFGERGIEGKIAAARYARIKKVPYLGLCLGLQIAVIEFARNVAGLKGANSAELDPNTPYPVIDLMHEQKDIDNKGGTMRLGLYPCKLKEGTKAYEAYGTEMIDERHRHRYEVSNRFRETLEEKGLVISGISPDRVLVEMVEIENHPWFVATQAHPEFKSRPNKAHPLFRDFVGATLK, encoded by the coding sequence ATGAGTACAAAGTATGTATTTGTTACCGGTGGGGTTGTGTCCTCTCTGGGAAAAGGTATTACCGCGGCATCTTTGGGAAGGCTTTTAAAGGATAGAGGCATGAAAGTGGCAATCCAAAAATTTGACCCTTACATAAACTACGATCCGGGCACAATGAGCCCATACCAACACGGAGAAGTATTCGTCACAGATGACGGTGCGGAGACTGATTTGGATCTAGGCCACTACGAAAGATTCATCGACACCAACCTGTCTCAAGACAGCAACGTAACCACTGGTAAGATATACTGGTCTGTAATCTCAAAAGAGAGAAGGGGAGACTACCTGGGAGGTACGGTTCAGGTTATTCCTCATATCACAAATGAGATTAAGGAAAGTGTATTGCGGGTAGGGCAGAATGCATCTTCTGATGTGGTCATCACTGAAATCGGCGGAACAGTTGGAGATATAGAGAGTCTGCCTTTTCTTGAGGCGATAAGACAGCTGCAAAATGATTTGGGACATAAGAACGTGATATTCGTACACGTTACATTGCTTCCATATCTCAGCATGGCAGGAGAACTTAAGACCAAGCCTACGCAGCACTCTGTTAAAGAGCTCAGAAGCCTGGGAATTCAGCCAGATGTAATCATCTTAAGATCGGAAAAGGATGTAAATACATCCATAAAGGAAAAGATAAGCCTATTTTGTAATGTAGAATCAAAAGCGGTAATTCAAAATACCGATGCATCAGAACTATATGAAGTGCCTCTCCTTCTTGAAAAGGAAGGATTGGCGGAGTTGGTTTGCGAAAAACTGTCGATTACCTGCAATGCTCCGGATCTTTCAGATTGGACAGCAATGGTGGAAAAATCAAAAAGCCTAAAAGGAAAAGTAAAAATCGCCTTGGTAGGCAAATATGTTGAGCTGCACGATGCATATCTTTCAGTAGCAGAGGCTTTGAAGCACGGTGGGATTGCAAATGACTGCGATGTTGAAATCAAGTGGGTTCATTCCGAGGATGTAACTGAAGACAATGCAGAAAAAGTATTCAGCGACGTTAAGGGGATAATCATACCTGGCGGCTTTGGAGAGCGTGGGATAGAAGGGAAAATCGCTGCGGCGAGATACGCAAGGATTAAGAAGGTTCCATACCTAGGTCTTTGTCTGGGGCTTCAGATTGCGGTAATTGAGTTTGCTCGAAACGTAGCCGGGCTAAAGGGAGCAAACAGCGCTGAGCTTGATCCAAATACCCCATATCCAGTTATAGACCTTATGCACGAGCAAAAGGACATTGACAACAAAGGAGGCACCATGCGCCTGGGTCTTTATCCTTGCAAGCTTAAGGAAGGGACAAAAGCTTACGAAGCATACGGAACAGAAATGATAGATGAAAGACACAGACACCGATATGAAGTCAGCAACAGGTTTAGAGAAACCCTTGAAGAAAAAGGCTTGGTGATAAGCGGCATATCACCGGATAGAGTTCTAGTGGAGATGGTGGAGATTGAGAATCACCCATGGTTTGTGGCAACGCAAGCCCATCCTGAATTTAAATCCAGACCTAATAAAGCCCATCCTCTTTTCAGGGATTTTGTTGGAGCGACTCTAAAATAA
- a CDS encoding prephenate dehydrogenase, whose protein sequence is MEEIDFKNKKVLIVGLGLMGSAYAASFRNIGFETIYALDRNNEVLKKAESEKLIDKGYQNASDILPSCDLVVVCLYLHDALDFIKKNMNNFKSNSVITDIVGLKRKMVENLDGILRDDVDFIPGHPMAGREKNKEGFTSAKIFEGKNYILTPTDKNKPENLDMMRSLISKMGFGRLIETDPDTHDEKIAFTSQLCHIIAASMVDISEDSKVTQFEGGSFQDMTRIAMINSDMWAELFIANKDKLVDTLDEFTESISYFRKCIEDENFDHIKSRFDFIGKKREEMGK, encoded by the coding sequence ATGGAAGAAATCGACTTTAAAAACAAGAAAGTTCTGATAGTCGGGCTTGGACTCATGGGAAGCGCATATGCTGCAAGCTTTAGAAACATCGGGTTTGAAACCATATATGCCTTGGACCGAAATAACGAAGTGCTAAAAAAGGCTGAAAGTGAAAAGCTTATAGACAAAGGATACCAAAATGCTTCGGATATACTGCCAAGTTGCGATCTTGTGGTTGTATGTCTTTATCTACATGATGCTTTGGACTTTATAAAGAAGAATATGAACAACTTTAAATCAAATTCAGTCATAACCGATATCGTGGGGCTGAAGCGAAAAATGGTAGAAAATCTCGATGGAATATTGAGGGATGATGTGGATTTCATACCTGGCCATCCTATGGCAGGAAGGGAAAAGAACAAGGAGGGATTTACTTCCGCCAAGATATTTGAGGGAAAAAACTACATATTGACTCCAACAGATAAAAACAAGCCCGAAAATCTGGATATGATGCGCAGCTTGATATCCAAAATGGGCTTCGGAAGATTGATAGAAACAGATCCTGATACTCATGATGAAAAAATTGCATTCACAAGTCAGCTATGCCATATAATAGCCGCATCAATGGTGGATATCAGCGAAGATTCCAAGGTCACTCAATTTGAAGGAGGAAGCTTTCAGGATATGACAAGAATCGCAATGATCAATTCTGACATGTGGGCAGAACTGTTCATTGCAAACAAGGACAAACTTGTAGATACTTTGGATGAGTTCACAGAAAGCATCAGCTATTTTAGAAAATGTATAGAGGATGAAAACTTTGACCATATTAAGAGCAGGTTCGATTTTATAGGAAAGAAAAGAGAAGAAATGGGCAAGTAG